In the Leptotrichia sp. oral taxon 212 genome, one interval contains:
- a CDS encoding ABC transporter ATP-binding protein: MIDVSDIVKTYKTGHLELTVLKGLNLSVKEGEYVAFMGPSGSGKSTLMNILGCLDSLTSGKYILDNQDVSTIKGDALAEVRNKKIGFVFQTFNLLPKMTAVENVALPALYAGVKKNERVKRAIEALESVGLGERIHHKPSEMSGGQRQRVAIARAIINNPRILLADEPTGNLDSKSGEEVLEIFKKLNDNGTTIVMVTHEEDVAEHCKRIIRLKDGVIEKDEIVYNRRGV, encoded by the coding sequence ATGATAGACGTAAGCGATATAGTAAAAACATATAAAACAGGACATTTGGAACTGACCGTATTAAAAGGGCTTAATCTTTCTGTGAAGGAAGGAGAATATGTTGCATTTATGGGACCTTCAGGAAGTGGGAAGTCCACTCTTATGAATATTCTGGGATGTCTGGATAGCCTGACATCAGGAAAGTATATTCTTGATAACCAGGATGTATCAACCATAAAAGGAGATGCACTTGCTGAAGTTAGAAATAAGAAAATAGGATTTGTCTTTCAGACATTTAATCTTCTTCCTAAAATGACCGCAGTTGAAAATGTAGCTCTTCCGGCACTTTATGCTGGAGTGAAAAAGAATGAAAGGGTAAAGAGGGCAATAGAAGCACTTGAAAGCGTTGGACTTGGAGAAAGAATACATCATAAACCCAGTGAAATGTCAGGAGGTCAGAGACAGAGGGTAGCAATAGCGAGGGCAATAATAAACAATCCTAGAATTCTTTTAGCAGATGAGCCTACAGGAAATTTGGATTCAAAATCAGGAGAAGAGGTTCTGGAAATATTTAAAAAGTTAAATGATAATGGAACAACGATAGTAATGGTTACCCATGAAGAAGATGTAGCGGAACATTGTAAAAGAATAATAAGATTAAAAGATGGTGTAATAGA